The region TTTTTTCAATATGAATCATCAAATATAATTGTTCATCTGAATTTAAATCATAATCATAATGATTTTTAATATGTGCAACAATCTTACATACACACCCATAGCTTTCTAAATATTTAGCTTTAAAGATGTCAAATAAATCTTGGTTCTCATCACTATAGGTTTGATCACTAACAACCCGTTGAGCAAAAAACTTTAAATGTGTGACAAATCGATTATAGTAAATCGATTCTTCATTAAAATTAGTTCGAAAAGTATATTTTATAATATCAATAATTTCTTGCATCAATTTCGTCACATCAGTAATACTTGTCATGTAATCAAGTTGGCCATAAATCAAATGTTGGGCGATATATGCCGCTTCATCTTCACCAAAGGGAATACCAAACTCATTTTCAATATCTTCAATGGCTGATAGACCAATTTCATACTCATCTTTAAACAAGCGCTTGATATCCATCAACATTGGATTAGTCACTTCAATCCCTTTTTTGTGACGCTCAACTGCTCCATGGATATGTTCTGTTAATGAAATATAAACCACATCATTGATTTTTTTATCATATTGCTTCTCTAAAATAAAAATAATTCGTTCGGTGATTTTCATATATTCCTCAGGAATTTCTGCCACAATGGCTTTCAATCGCTCGTTTGTTTCTGAATCTGTATTTGAAAAAATCTTATACCTACCAGTGGGAGTCACCTCCTTTCCAACTTTTTGACCAAAAGCAATGCCATTTCCCATGACAATGACTTCTTTTCCATGACTATCATAAGAAATAAAGGCATTGTTATTCAAAATTTTTAATACTTTCATCGTTTTTCCTCCTTAAAAGTACGCAAAAAAAGCAGACAAAACCTAAACAGACGACTATCTCAAATGAGATACTCCCCGTGTTAAGGTTTTGCCCGCTCTAAACGGTAACAATCCTTTTGTCCTTTAAATCGTAACAAAAAATGAATACGCTGTCAATCTATCCTTTATTTTTTTTAACTTTCCCTAGTAATGTTCTCTAACATACTTGATAAAAAAAGAAAAAACGACCTTAAATAAGGACGTTTTTAAACTAGTTAGCAATAAATTCAGTAAAATCAGCTGCCATTTCTTCGGCCTTAGTATGATGGAGATAATGGCTGCCTTCATAAATTTTAATCTCAGAATATTGACTATTTGCAATCATTTTTTGATGTATCGGTAGCCAATCCTCATCTGGTTCAATACTTTCTGATGCTAAAAAATAAAGAATTGGCAAATCTGGAGGATATATTAAGTTAGACGTTTTTTCGAAATTACGAGCCATCTCACGTCCTTCATTTATCGTTGCCTCAGAACCAATATTTTTCAAAGAGAGATACTTAAATTGGTCTAATGATGGCTGATCCAATTGAGGCGCGTTTAACATTTCTGGAGCGGCTTTAGTAAATAAACGGTAAATACCTGATCGGCTAAGAAATTTAATCATTCCTTCTTGATTATCATCTGCCCCTCCTTGACTAGGTAAGCTACTATCTATACCAACAAAACTTTCAACTTCTTTAGGATACTTTTTGATGTAATCTAACGCATATACACCTGAGATAGAATGAGCCATTAGTGTATAGTGTGTAATTCCTAACTGCTCTAACCCTTGGTGAATCTCACTTGTTAGATTTTCCACAGTTCGCGCCTTATTAGTATCTTCACTTAGACCATAGCCAAAAGGTTCTAGTACAACCACACGATAATCTTTCGCCAATTCTTCCGTTAATGGCTTAAAGTCTAAAACAGGGGTTCCTGTTAGATAGCCTGGTAACAGTACAACGGTTTGTTGCCCTTTTCCACTAATTTCGACTCTCATACTTTTATTGTCAACCGTCACTTTTTGACCATAAGAAACAATTTTTTTGGATTCACGATTTAATTGGATCTTATTATTCAAAAAAGTCCCTACAAAAAACAACAATACGCATATAACTACTATCAACCCAATAATTCCTACAAATTTAATTATTTTTTTCATAATCGACCTTTTTCTTAATCTAAAAATTTCTTGATTTCTTTTGAAATAGTAGGAGTTTGCGTATGATGCAAATAGTGAGCTCCTTTTAATTGTACTAATTTCCCTTTTTTTAAGCCTTTTAATTGATCTTGGTGCATCTCTAACCAATGTGGCATACTATTGTCATTATCTGCTACAAATAATAAGACAGGCATGTCTTTAGGATAACGAAGACCTCTAGAATCAGGAAAACTGTGACTTAATTCTTGCAATTCTTCAGCCATATTACGACTACTCATGTTTTTCATTGTTAGTAGACGTGTTTGTTCAAAATTAGGATCCGACTTTTCTACCCCAATAGCTGTTTCAGGATTCATTTTAATAAAGGCACGAAAGACTCCTGCTTCTTTTAAAAAATCAAATACGCCCATATCAATTCCTGGCCACGGCTGTTCTGGTGTACTAGAATCAATCCCAATAAATCCCGTCATTTCTTTCGGATATATTTGGGCATAATTAATAGCATATAAACCAGCAATTGAATGTCCCATCAACTTATAATGTTTCAAATTCAATTGACGCACGACTGCTTGAATTTCTTCCACATAATTA is a window of Vagococcus intermedius DNA encoding:
- the licT gene encoding BglG family transcription antiterminator LicT is translated as MKVLKILNNNAFISYDSHGKEVIVMGNGIAFGQKVGKEVTPTGRYKIFSNTDSETNERLKAIVAEIPEEYMKITERIIFILEKQYDKKINDVVYISLTEHIHGAVERHKKGIEVTNPMLMDIKRLFKDEYEIGLSAIEDIENEFGIPFGEDEAAYIAQHLIYGQLDYMTSITDVTKLMQEIIDIIKYTFRTNFNEESIYYNRFVTHLKFFAQRVVSDQTYSDENQDLFDIFKAKYLESYGCVCKIVAHIKNHYDYDLNSDEQLYLMIHIEKISTKARLEH
- a CDS encoding alpha/beta fold hydrolase → MKKIIKFVGIIGLIVVICVLLFFVGTFLNNKIQLNRESKKIVSYGQKVTVDNKSMRVEISGKGQQTVVLLPGYLTGTPVLDFKPLTEELAKDYRVVVLEPFGYGLSEDTNKARTVENLTSEIHQGLEQLGITHYTLMAHSISGVYALDYIKKYPKEVESFVGIDSSLPSQGGADDNQEGMIKFLSRSGIYRLFTKAAPEMLNAPQLDQPSLDQFKYLSLKNIGSEATINEGREMARNFEKTSNLIYPPDLPILYFLASESIEPDEDWLPIHQKMIANSQYSEIKIYEGSHYLHHTKAEEMAADFTEFIAN
- a CDS encoding alpha/beta fold hydrolase — translated: MLRGILTTLISVSLIIGIGLFTTTVVHQVSLKREAPKVLDYGRKLALFDGEINVIDEGQGRETILLLPGQGTASPYLDFKPLINQLKKDYRVVTMEPFGYGLSSQTKRQRSVSNYVEEIQAVVRQLNLKHYKLMGHSIAGLYAINYAQIYPKEMTGFIGIDSSTPEQPWPGIDMGVFDFLKEAGVFRAFIKMNPETAIGVEKSDPNFEQTRLLTMKNMSSRNMAEELQELSHSFPDSRGLRYPKDMPVLLFVADNDNSMPHWLEMHQDQLKGLKKGKLVQLKGAHYLHHTQTPTISKEIKKFLD